The Desulfovibrio piger DNA segment ACCGGCGGCCATGGGCTCGCCCAGGTTGAGGTTGAGGGCCATGCTGGTCTCCACCTGGCGCAGGGCGGCATCATGGGCACGCACGCGTTCAGCCAGGGCAGCGGCACCGCCCACGTTCTTCAGGTCGTCCACCAGGCCCTTGAGGGTATTCAGTTCCTGGCGCATGGCCTGCACCTGGTTCCAGACTTCGGCCTGGGCAGGCTGCATCTGGCGCAGCAGGGTATCGTGTTCCTGCACGCGCTGCTCAAGATACATGCTTTCGTTGGCAGCGTTGCTGCTGCCCTGACCCACGCAAGCGCCCAGCATGGCGGTGGCGCAGATCAGGCCACACAGAGGAAGAAGACGTTTGCTGTTCATAGAGTCTTGGTCTCCCGTTTTAAAGTTTTTCACCGGCGTGCTTGCGACCGGCGAAAATATAGATCAGGCCCCCCAGCACAGGCAGGAAAACAGCGATGACCAGCCAGATGGCCTTTTGCTGGAAGGATGAGAAGCGGTGGTTCCAGATATGCCAGATGCTCCAGAGGTTGGGCAGGATGGGGATCAGGGCCACCAGGACGTGCCACCAGGCAAAGGTCATGATTTTTTCTCCTTGCTCTTTTCCGGGGCTTCCGGGGTGCGCCAGATGACGATGCAGGCCAGGAAGGCGCCGACGCAGATGGCCATGTCCGCCACGTTGAAGGCGGGCCAGTGCCACTGCCCCACATAGACATCCACAAAGTCGATGACCGCCCGGAAGCGGATGCGGTCCACCAGATTGCCCAGTGCGCCCCCCAGCACCAGCCCCAGCCCGGCACTGAGCCAGGCATTGAAGCGGGAGCTGCGCAGCAGGGCCACGATGGCCACGGCGGCCACCACGGTCGCGCCCAGGAACAGCCAGAACTGCCACTGGATGTCGGAACGGTTCAAAAAGCCGAAGGCAGCGCCCCGGTTGTGGACCAGCACCAGATCCAGCAGGCCGGGGATGACCGTCACGGGCTGCAGGGGATCGATGGCGGCCACGGCCCACCACTTGGTCAGCTGGTCAAGGACAAGCGCCAGCAGGCCGTAGCCGCCCAGGATCGTATATTTGCGCATTACGCCTCAGGCAGTTCTGCCATGACCTTGGCACAGCGGGGGCAGAGGGTGGGGTGCGCGGGATCGCTGCCCAGTTCGGTGCTGTAGATCCAGCAGCGTTCGCACTTTTCACCGGCGGCCTTGGCCACGCCCACGGCCAGACCGGCCACTTCGGCGTCCTGCACGGCGTCGGCCGGAGCTTCGGCCAGGGGCGCCAGATGCAGCTGCGAGACGATGAAGAAGGCGCGCAGGTCGGTGTGCAGGCCTTCCAGGCGTTCACGCAGTTCGTCGGCCACATAAAGGGTCACGCTGGTATCCAGCGAATGGCCCACCACGCTGTCGCGACGCAGGGGCTCGATGGCGCGGGTCACGGCGCCGCGTACGGCCAGCAGCACGTTCCAGTCGTCGCGCACGCCGTCTTCCAGCAGATAGGGCTTGCTGTCCACGGGCGGCAGGGCAAAGACGGTGGGCACGTCGTCGCGCAGGTCGTTGGGCAGGTGGTGGAAGATCTCTTCGGCGGTGAAGGACAGCACCGGGGCCATGTCGCGCACCAGCATGCAGAGCAGGTGGTACAGGGCGGTCTGGGCCGAGCGGCGTTCCTTGCTGGCGGGAGCGGAGGAATACAGACGGTCCTTGAGGATGTCCAGATACACGGCCGAGAGGTCGGTCACGCAGTAGTTGTGCAGGGTGTGGTAGACCTTGTGGAAGTCGTAGGTCATGTAGGCATCCTGCACGCGGTCATGCACCTGGGCGGCGGCATGGAGCGCGTAGCGGTCCAGAGGCAGTAGCTGGTCCAGGGGCAGCAGGTCGGCGCGGGTCAGGTCGTTGATGGTGCCCAGGATGAAGCGGCAGGTGTTGCGGATACGGCGGTAGGCATCCACCAGTCGGCCCAGGATCTGTTCCGAGATGCGGATGTCTTCGCGGTATTCCACCGAGGAGACCCACAGGCGCACGATCTCGGCGCCGTACTTGTCGATGAGTTCCTGCGGGGCGATGACGTTGCCGATGGACTTGGACATCTTGCGGCCGTCGCCGTCCACCACATAGCCGTGGGTCAGCACGGCCTTGTAGGGCGGATCGTTACGGGTGCCTTCGGCCACCAGCAGGGAACTATGGAACCAGCCGCGGTGCTGGTCCGAGCCTTCCAGATACAGGTCGGCAGGCGCGGAGAGCTCGGGGCGGCTCTCCAGTACGGCGGCGAAGCTGGTACCGGAGTCGAACCACACGTCGAGGATGTCGTCTTCCTTTTCCCAGTGCTGGCCGCCGCAGTGGGGGCACTTGAGGCCTTCGGGCACGATCTCTTCCAGGGGCGCTTCATACCAGTAGTCGCAGCCCGTGGGGTGCTTGGCGAAGCGGTCGGCCATCTCGTGCATCCACTTGGCGTCGTTCCAGGCTTCGCCGCAGTCCTTGCAGAGCAGGGCCATGATGGGCACGCCCCACTGACGCTGGCGCGAGATGCACCAGTCGGGACGGGACTCGATCATGTTGTAGATGCGGTCGCGGCCCCAGGCGGGGATCCACTGCACCTTGGTGTCGATGGCGTTGAGGGCCTTCTTGCGCAGATCGTTCTTTTCCATGCTGATGAACCACTGGGTGGTGGCACGGAAGATGACCGGCTGCTTGCAGCGCCAGCAGTGCGGGTAGGAGTGGCTGATCTTGGCGGTCTTGAGCAGGGCGCCCACTTCGGTCAGCTTTTCGATGACCTTGGGGTTGGCTTCAAAGACGTTGAGACCGGCGAAAAATTCCACGGACGGCAGGAAGCGGCCCGCATCGTCCAGGGGCGAGTAGACGTCCAGCTTGTAGGCCAGGCCCACTTCGTAGTCCTCGCGGCCGTGGCCGGGAGCGGTGTGGACGCAGCCGGTACCGGCATCCAGGGTCACGTGGCGGCCCAGGATCAGGGGGGACTGGCGGTCATAGAAGGGATGACGGGCGATGAGGCCTTCCAGCTCCTGACCGGTGGCGCGGCCCACCACGGTCACGTCTTCCCAGCCGAAGGACTTGGCGCAGCCTTCCAGCAGCTCTTCGGCCAGCAGGTACTGGCAGCCGCCGGTCTCCACCAGCACATAGGTGAATTCGGGATGCAGGCAGACGGCCATGTTGTCCGGCAGGGTCCAGGGCGTGGTGGTCCAGATGACCACATAGGCGCGGGACGGATCGGCGCCGGGGATGCGCTGGGCCAGGGCGGCATCGTTGAGGGCGAAGCGCACGAAGATGGAGGGCGAGGTATGGTCGCCGTATTCCACTTCGGCTTCGGCCAGGGCCGTATGGCAGGAGCAGCACCAGTAGATGGGCTTCTTGGCGCGCACCACACCGCCCTTGTCCACGAACTTGGCCAGTTCGTGGGCCGTGGCGGCCTCATAGGCGGGGTTCATGCTCTTGTAGGGATCGTCCCAGTTGCCCAGCACGCCCAGGCGCTTGAACTCCTTGCGCTGGATGTCGATCCACTTGCCGGCGTAGTCGCGGCACATCTTGCGCACCACGTGGGCGGGCAGGGTCTTTTTCTTTTCCTTCAGTTCCTGTTCCACCTTGTGCTCGATGGGCAGGCCGTGGCAGTCCCAGCCGGGCACATAGTGGGCGCGATAGCCCTGCATGTTGCGCGACTTGACCACGATATCCTTCAGGATCTTGTTCAGGGCCGTGCCCATGTGGATATGACCGTTGGCATACGGCGGGCCGTCATGCAGGACGAACGCACCCTTGTCGGTGCAGTTCTCGATCATGGCTTCACAGGCTTTGGTTTCTTCCCACTGCTTGAGCTGCTGGGGCTCGCGCTGGGCAAGATTGGCCTTCATGGGGAAGGCGGTCTTGGGCAAATTCAGGGTTTTTTTATAGTCGCTCATGCTGGCTCCTCAGGCAATGTAAAAAGCGCCTAAGTTTCGGCAAATACGTTTGTAAAGTCAAGGAAAGGGCAGCAGGAAAGGCCGCCCTGACGCGCTTTTCCGCCGGAAAACGCAGCCGGGGACACGGCCGCTGCCCGGCACATGCGGATGCGGGCTTTTCCGGGTGGGCCAAAGGCCCCGCCGGAGGCAGGGAAAGCTGGCGGAAACGGCCGCGGACGGCGGAGAGGGGACAGGGGGGCGGGGGCGTGCTGGTGAACGGCCGGGCCCCGTTGCCGGATGATGAAAAGGGCTTTCCCACGGGAAAGCCCTTTGCTGTCGCTGCGGATCAGAACAGGGGTTTCTGCCCTTCGATGGCCTCGGCCACCTCGCGCAGGGCCGCCAGGCTCTCCTGGGCCTGCTCAGGGGTGAGGCTGTGCAGGGCAAAACCCGCGTGGACGATGACGTAATCACCGACCTTGGGCGGCTCGGGCAGCAGGAGCATGGAAGCGGTAAGGTAGGTCTGGCTTTCGCCCACACGCACGCGGGCCATGCCCTGTTCCTGGAGTTCGACCACCTGGGCCGGAATGGCAAGACACATGACTCTTCCTCGATGGTTAACAGGTACTGTCGGGATCGTTCCCGGCGTATTGGCGGGACAGGCGCAGGATCTCCTTGCGGACCTCGTCCAGATAGGCGGGGAAGCGTTCCTGCACGACGGGGGAAAGCTCCATGCTCCAGGAGGTGTAGTCCGCGGGCTCCATGCCCATGACGGTGAGGTTGGGGCGGGAGCCGTGGAGCATCTCGGCCATGCGCAGGGAATCCAGCAGGTCGATGTCGTGGATGGAGAGTCGCTGCTTCTCGTTGTCCACCAGCTGGTTCTCGGTCAGATGATAGACCGTGCCGGGTCCGGCATGGCCATGGACGATGTCCAGGATGAGCACATGGGCAAAGCCCTTGAACAGATAGAAGACATCCTGGGTGAAGGTGCCCGCTTCCATGATGGTGACGTTTTCGGGCCAGGATTCCCCGGCCAGGGTCTGGGCGGCGTGGACGCCGACACCGTCGTCGGTGAGGAGCAGGTTGCCGATACCCATGACAAGCACTTTGTCCATACTATCCTCGGTACAGGAGTTGCGCCCGCTGGGGGCGGGATGTGGTGTCCGCCGTGCCCGGTGCCGCATGGGCGCCGGCCGTGCAGGCGCGGATGCCCCGGCAGGGACGGATCACGGACAGGCGACAGCATAGCAGCCCGGCGGGGCAGCCGCAAGGGGATGACGGGGAAGGGAGGGATGCCCGGCGGATGGATCATGCCCAGGACGGTCGCCGGAGCGCAGATACGAAAAAGGGCGGGGTCACCCCCGCCCTTTCGGTTTGTGTGGTTTGCGTACGGCCTAATGCTCGTCGTCGTCACCAAAGAGCCAGGGGCCCTTCTTGGGGAACAGCACGGTGTTCCAGTAGAGGACGTAGACGGGCAGGGTCACGAACATCATGACGTAGGCCCAGTTCTTGGTGTAGAGGAAGTAGTCGTAAAAGGTATGGAATTCCATGATTTTCCTCCTGTCCTAGTGGGCGTCCTTGAAGTCGGGGTGTTCGTACAGCACCGGCATGTGATAGACGATGAAGCGGTACACGGTCACGATCAGGGTCACCACGAAGATGGAGATGCACACTTCCCAGATGCTGGGGAAGTAGCGCTCGTCAGCGGGCAGGGCATAGTTGAAGGCGATCATGGACACGTTGAAACGGTTCAGGACGATACCCAGCACGGCGTTGGCGGAAGCGAAGCGGCAGAGCTTGATGTTGCGGTCGCGAGAGCCCTTGGCATACAGCAGGGCGGGCGTCAGCACGAAGAACAGCATTTCCACCAGCCACCACAGACCGTAACCGGTGCAGAGGTAAGGCAGGTTGGCCTGGACCAGCATGTCGATGAGCTTCAGCATGAAGTAGCCGAAGAGGATGAAGGCACCGGCCTTGGAGAAGCTGAAGACCACTTCGTCAGCTTCGCGCAGGTGGGTCTCGTCCATGTAGTGGTGCACGCCCTTGTGGGCCCACATGCCTTCAAAGATGACCATGGAGCAACCGGCAGCCATGGAGCTGACGAAGAAGAACATGGGCATGAAGGGGGAGTACCACAGCGGATGCAGCTTGCCGGGGGCGATCAGGTAGAGGGCGCCCAGCGAGGACTGGTGCAGGGTGGACAGGCACACGCCGAAGATGGTCAGGATGATGGTGCAGCGCACCACGACCTTGCGCCACTTCTTGAGGAAGGGGAACTTGCAGGACAGCCATTCCATGGGAGCCACCGAGAATTCGATGAACAGCACGGTCAGGTAGGTAGCCACGCACAGACCCACTTCGAACAGAACGGAGGTGGTGCCGGGGAAGAAGAACATGTAGGGCAGACGCAGCGGGTGACCAAGGTCATACAGCAGGGCGAACACCACGAAGGCGTAGCCCAGGAA contains these protein-coding regions:
- the hysD gene encoding NiFeSe hydrogenase maturation protease, whose product is MDKVLVMGIGNLLLTDDGVGVHAAQTLAGESWPENVTIMEAGTFTQDVFYLFKGFAHVLILDIVHGHAGPGTVYHLTENQLVDNEKQRLSIHDIDLLDSLRMAEMLHGSRPNLTVMGMEPADYTSWSMELSPVVQERFPAYLDEVRKEILRLSRQYAGNDPDSTC
- the ileS gene encoding isoleucine--tRNA ligase is translated as MSDYKKTLNLPKTAFPMKANLAQREPQQLKQWEETKACEAMIENCTDKGAFVLHDGPPYANGHIHMGTALNKILKDIVVKSRNMQGYRAHYVPGWDCHGLPIEHKVEQELKEKKKTLPAHVVRKMCRDYAGKWIDIQRKEFKRLGVLGNWDDPYKSMNPAYEAATAHELAKFVDKGGVVRAKKPIYWCCSCHTALAEAEVEYGDHTSPSIFVRFALNDAALAQRIPGADPSRAYVVIWTTTPWTLPDNMAVCLHPEFTYVLVETGGCQYLLAEELLEGCAKSFGWEDVTVVGRATGQELEGLIARHPFYDRQSPLILGRHVTLDAGTGCVHTAPGHGREDYEVGLAYKLDVYSPLDDAGRFLPSVEFFAGLNVFEANPKVIEKLTEVGALLKTAKISHSYPHCWRCKQPVIFRATTQWFISMEKNDLRKKALNAIDTKVQWIPAWGRDRIYNMIESRPDWCISRQRQWGVPIMALLCKDCGEAWNDAKWMHEMADRFAKHPTGCDYWYEAPLEEIVPEGLKCPHCGGQHWEKEDDILDVWFDSGTSFAAVLESRPELSAPADLYLEGSDQHRGWFHSSLLVAEGTRNDPPYKAVLTHGYVVDGDGRKMSKSIGNVIAPQELIDKYGAEIVRLWVSSVEYREDIRISEQILGRLVDAYRRIRNTCRFILGTINDLTRADLLPLDQLLPLDRYALHAAAQVHDRVQDAYMTYDFHKVYHTLHNYCVTDLSAVYLDILKDRLYSSAPASKERRSAQTALYHLLCMLVRDMAPVLSFTAEEIFHHLPNDLRDDVPTVFALPPVDSKPYLLEDGVRDDWNVLLAVRGAVTRAIEPLRRDSVVGHSLDTSVTLYVADELRERLEGLHTDLRAFFIVSQLHLAPLAEAPADAVQDAEVAGLAVGVAKAAGEKCERCWIYSTELGSDPAHPTLCPRCAKVMAELPEA
- the lspA gene encoding signal peptidase II, with product MRKYTILGGYGLLALVLDQLTKWWAVAAIDPLQPVTVIPGLLDLVLVHNRGAAFGFLNRSDIQWQFWLFLGATVVAAVAIVALLRSSRFNAWLSAGLGLVLGGALGNLVDRIRFRAVIDFVDVYVGQWHWPAFNVADMAICVGAFLACIVIWRTPEAPEKSKEKKS
- the hmcC gene encoding sulfate respiration complex protein HmcC, whose amino-acid sequence is MSQHQIVIPTKDKLFNLGEFSLRRPGNMITAVILVVGFVLTFIRFTQGIGSITNLSDTMPWGMWIGFDLLCGVCLAAGGYFTTVACYVMGMKHFHSAVRPAVTTAFLGYAFVVFALLYDLGHPLRLPYMFFFPGTTSVLFEVGLCVATYLTVLFIEFSVAPMEWLSCKFPFLKKWRKVVVRCTIILTIFGVCLSTLHQSSLGALYLIAPGKLHPLWYSPFMPMFFFVSSMAAGCSMVIFEGMWAHKGVHHYMDETHLREADEVVFSFSKAGAFILFGYFMLKLIDMLVQANLPYLCTGYGLWWLVEMLFFVLTPALLYAKGSRDRNIKLCRFASANAVLGIVLNRFNVSMIAFNYALPADERYFPSIWEVCISIFVVTLIVTVYRFIVYHMPVLYEHPDFKDAH
- a CDS encoding HypC/HybG/HupF family hydrogenase formation chaperone — encoded protein: MCLAIPAQVVELQEQGMARVRVGESQTYLTASMLLLPEPPKVGDYVIVHAGFALHSLTPEQAQESLAALREVAEAIEGQKPLF
- a CDS encoding PLDc N-terminal domain-containing protein; translated protein: MTFAWWHVLVALIPILPNLWSIWHIWNHRFSSFQQKAIWLVIAVFLPVLGGLIYIFAGRKHAGEKL